TTAATTTGTTTTTTTAAATGATTTAAACAATTTTTTATTATTTTCAATTTTAAATATTCACAATTTTTACGGCTAAAAAATATAAAGCATTATAAACATAAATTATTAAAAATTTACTAAAAATTATTATGTCTTAATTGTAATTATGTGGTAAAAATGAAAGCGATAATTGTAGGTGCTGGATTTGGTGGATTGTCTCTAGCAGCATTACTTGCAAAAAATGGATTTAATGTAACAGTCCTTGAAAAAAATGAACAACCTGGCGGAAGGGCTAGTGTTTATAATGATGAAGATTTTTATTTTGATATGGGTCCATCATGGTATCTAATGCCGGATGTATACGAAAAATTCTTTGCTGAGTTTGGGAAGAAACCAGAAGATTTTTTCAAGTTAGAAAGACTTGATCCGTCTTACAGGATATTTTTTGGAAACAAAAAATCTGTAGATGTAGCAGCAGACATTGAAAAAAATTATATTCTTTTTGACAGTCTTGAAGAAAATGGAGCGAAAAAATTAGAAGAATATCTGAAATCTTCAAAGGAATTATACGATTTTTCATTAAATGAAATGTTGTACAAAGATTATACTTCCATACTGGACTTTTTTAACGGTAAACTTCTACTTAAAGGATATAAAATGAATATTTTGGAAAATTTGCAGCACTATGTAAACAAGAAATTTGAAAGTGACGAAGCAAGAAAAATTCTTGAGTATGCTATAGGATTTCTTGGGGGTGCTCCTGCTAATACTCCTTCATTTTACCATCTTATGTCCCATGTAGACCTTACAATGGGAGTTTTTTACCCTCAAGGAGGAATGAGAAAAGTTGTAGATTCAATATATAAACTGGCACAATCATATGGTGTTAACTTTCAATTTAATGAGCCAGTTGAAATGTTGGATATTCATGATCATAACGTTAAAAGAGTTATAACAAGTAAAGCAGATTATGATGTTGATTTAGTTATTGTAAATGCAGATTACGCGCATTCTGAACTAAATTTCCTTACAAATGATAATAGGACATATAATGCTAAATACTGGGATTCAAGGGTTATGGCACCATCTGCAATGGTTGTATATTTAGGTGTTGATCACACAATTGACAAACTGGTTCATCACAATCTCTTTTTAGATGATGACTGGGAACATGGTTTCGATACGATATTTGATTCTAAAAAAGCAGCATGGCCTGAAAATCCTTCTTATTATGTGAATGTTCCATCAAGAACAGATTCATCTGCAGCTCCACAAGGTTCAGATACACTATTTATATTAATACCCCTTGCTCCGGGGCTTGAAGATAATTCTAAACTCCGAGAGAATTTCTATAATAAAATAATGGATGATCTTGAATCTAAAATTGATGAAAACATCAGAGATCATACTGTCGTAAAGCGTATATTCGCGCTAGATGACTTTAAAAGCCGTTATAATGCATATAAAGGAACTGCTTTAGGATTATCTCATACATTAAGGCAGTCTGCATTATGGAGGCCTGCCCATAAAAGCAAGAAAGTTAAAAATTTGTATTATTCTGGCCATTACACACACCCTGGAATTGGAGTTCCAATGACACTTATTTCATCTCAAATCGTCGCAGGTGAGCTTTCAGGTAAATTTTTGTAGAGTGAGAACACATGATAGATCAAACCATTTACTCTATATTTAAAGGTGGAAGTAAAACTTATTTTTACAGCACCCTATTTTTCCCTAAAAATGTTAAAGAAGATGTTTTTGTACTTTACAGCTTTTTGAGAAAGGCTGATGACTATGTAGATTCTATTCCTCAAGATACTGAAGGGTTTTATTCTTTTAAAGAGAGATATTATCAGGGAATTAATGGTTCTAGAACAGGAGACGTAGTAATAGATTCGTTTGTTAGCCTTATAAAACGAAAAAATTTTGATACAAGTTGGGTTGATTCATTTTTAGCTTCAATGGAGATGGATATTACAAAATCAACCTATGACACAATGAAAGATCTCCTTGTTTATCTTTATGGTTCTTCTGAAGTTGTGGGGCTTTTTATGGCTAAAATTATGGATTTATCGCAGGATTCTTATGAGAATGCACGTTATTTGGGGAGGGCTATGCAGTATATAAACTTCATAAGGGATATTCCTGAAGATATCGAGCTTGGAAGAACTTATTTTCCTCAAAGTGATCTTGAATTTTTTAATCTTGAATCTCTAGATGAAGAATGTATCCGTAAAAAATCAGAAAAATTCAATGCTTTTGTTAGAAAACAATTAGATACTTATTATTCATGGCAAAAAGAAGCAGAAGGGGGATTCTCTTATATACCTTTTAGATATTTAGTTCCAATTAAAACAGCATCAGATCTTTATAAATGGACGGGATCGCAGATTAAAAAGCATCCTCATGTTGTGTATCAAAAAAAGGTCAAGCCTTCATTTCCTAATATTATTTCTAAAGTTTTATTTAATTCAGTAAGCGCAGGTTTAAGTTTTAAGTGAGATTATGTTATCATTCATGTTTAAGATATCCAGATTTAGATTCTGGATTTATACAGGGGGAACATTTGTAGTTGGTTATGCTCTCGCCGTTAACACAATAGGGGATTTTTTCAGGCTTGATTACTACATTTATCTGTTATATTTTTTCTTTTTTGCAAATGTGTTTATATATGGAGTCAATGATTACTGGGATGAGGAAACAGATAAAAATAACCCTAAAAAAGATGAAAAAGAATATAGAATAGTTAATTCTGAAAAAAGGAATCTTTTAAGGGTCATTTATTTAGTTGCAGGTATCAGTCTTGTCCTGCTATTTTTTCAAACAAATTTAGAAAGAATTTTATTTTTAATATTCCTTTTACTGTCGTACTTTTACAGTTCTCCACCACTAAGGTTTAAAGAAAGGCCGTTACTGGATTTTTCATCTAATTATTTGTATATAATGCCTGGAATATTTGCCTACAGCATGGTATCAAATTCTCTACCTTCTCTAATAATTTTAACAGGTGCTTATTTCCATATATCTGCAATGC
This genomic window from Methanobacterium veterum contains:
- a CDS encoding phytoene desaturase family protein, yielding MKAIIVGAGFGGLSLAALLAKNGFNVTVLEKNEQPGGRASVYNDEDFYFDMGPSWYLMPDVYEKFFAEFGKKPEDFFKLERLDPSYRIFFGNKKSVDVAADIEKNYILFDSLEENGAKKLEEYLKSSKELYDFSLNEMLYKDYTSILDFFNGKLLLKGYKMNILENLQHYVNKKFESDEARKILEYAIGFLGGAPANTPSFYHLMSHVDLTMGVFYPQGGMRKVVDSIYKLAQSYGVNFQFNEPVEMLDIHDHNVKRVITSKADYDVDLVIVNADYAHSELNFLTNDNRTYNAKYWDSRVMAPSAMVVYLGVDHTIDKLVHHNLFLDDDWEHGFDTIFDSKKAAWPENPSYYVNVPSRTDSSAAPQGSDTLFILIPLAPGLEDNSKLRENFYNKIMDDLESKIDENIRDHTVVKRIFALDDFKSRYNAYKGTALGLSHTLRQSALWRPAHKSKKVKNLYYSGHYTHPGIGVPMTLISSQIVAGELSGKFL
- a CDS encoding phytoene/squalene synthase family protein; protein product: MIDQTIYSIFKGGSKTYFYSTLFFPKNVKEDVFVLYSFLRKADDYVDSIPQDTEGFYSFKERYYQGINGSRTGDVVIDSFVSLIKRKNFDTSWVDSFLASMEMDITKSTYDTMKDLLVYLYGSSEVVGLFMAKIMDLSQDSYENARYLGRAMQYINFIRDIPEDIELGRTYFPQSDLEFFNLESLDEECIRKKSEKFNAFVRKQLDTYYSWQKEAEGGFSYIPFRYLVPIKTASDLYKWTGSQIKKHPHVVYQKKVKPSFPNIISKVLFNSVSAGLSFK
- a CDS encoding prenyltransferase codes for the protein MLSFMFKISRFRFWIYTGGTFVVGYALAVNTIGDFFRLDYYIYLLYFFFFANVFIYGVNDYWDEETDKNNPKKDEKEYRIVNSEKRNLLRVIYLVAGISLVLLFFQTNLERILFLIFLLLSYFYSSPPLRFKERPLLDFSSNYLYIMPGIFAYSMVSNSLPSLIILTGAYFHISAMHIFSAIPDVEYDRAAGINTTPVFIGEKYALILTLIFWSILSVIVIILAGFRLLSFLVLLYPLFPLLLLITDKLDINKLYWYLPYVNTALGGLLFFALIVNKNILSL